The genomic DNA GGCCCACATCCAATTTCACGGAGGAGGACGAATGAGAGCAGTATTTCTACGAGAATTTTATGGCTATTTCCGGACTCCGGTCGCCTGGGTTTTTCTCTCAGTTTTTCTGATCGCCAGCGTGGGTCTCCCCTGGTTCCTCGGCGACTTTTTCGAGAGTAATGATGCCAGCCTCCGCATTGTTTTTCGTTTCCTCCCGTGGATCTATCTCTTCCTGATCCCTGCGGTCGGGATGCGCCTCTGGTCGGAGGAGAAAAAGACCGGGACCATCGAGCTCCTTCTCACCTATCCGGTTTCTCTGAATCAGGCCATTTTCGGGAAGTTCCTTGCCGGATGGCTGTTCATCGGTCTCGCCCTTCTCCTCACGTTTCCGATGCCCCTTACGGTCGCCTATCTCGGCAATCCCGACTGGGGCGTGATGGCCAGCGGCTACCTCGGAGCCTTCCTCATGGCCGGGGCCTATCTGGGAATCTGCTCCGCCTGCTCGTCACTGACCGCGAATTCGGTCATCAGCTTCGTTCTCGGATTGATGGCGTGCCTCCTCCTCGTCCTCTTGGGTTGGAACGTCTTCGGAGATCTCCTCCTTTCGCTGAGTCTCCCGGTGGCCGCGGTCGACTTTCTCGGTGGGTTTGGCATCCTCCCGCGCTTTCAACCTCTGATTGACGGCATCCTCACCCTCGCCGATCTCGTCTACTTTCTCTCAATCGCCTTTTTCGCCCTTTGCCTCAACCGAGTCGTCCTCAGCCGATGAACCTCGCCCGCAAGATCTTCCTCGCCGTCCTCTGCATCCTCGCACCCCTGGTCGTAACCTACCTCGCCCAGCGAGTCTCCTGGCGCATGGATTGGACCTCTGAGGGCCTCTACTCTCTCTCCCAACCCAGCCGGGACATTCTCGAGCAAATCGAGGAGCCCATTGAATTTACTCTCTACTACACGCCGGATGTAGAAGACATCCCCGCCAGTATTCGCAACTTTGCCCAGCGCGTGAAAACGATGCTGTACGAATACACCAAGGCCGCCCCCAATCGGATCACGGTGGACATCGCCAATCCGGCGCCCGATACCTTGATCGAGGAAGAGGCTGTCGGCGCAGGACTTTCGGGTCAGCGGATGGCGAACGGGGAAGTTCTTTATCTCGGGCTCGTAGCGAAAGGAAACGGAGGCGAACGGGTGATCCCCTTCCTCCTCCCGGCACGCGAACCCGCGCTCGAATACGACCT from Puniceicoccus vermicola includes the following:
- a CDS encoding ABC transporter permease subunit; this encodes MRAVFLREFYGYFRTPVAWVFLSVFLIASVGLPWFLGDFFESNDASLRIVFRFLPWIYLFLIPAVGMRLWSEEKKTGTIELLLTYPVSLNQAIFGKFLAGWLFIGLALLLTFPMPLTVAYLGNPDWGVMASGYLGAFLMAGAYLGICSACSSLTANSVISFVLGLMACLLLVLLGWNVFGDLLLSLSLPVAAVDFLGGFGILPRFQPLIDGILTLADLVYFLSIAFFALCLNRVVLSR